In a genomic window of Ptiloglossa arizonensis isolate GNS036 chromosome 12, iyPtiAriz1_principal, whole genome shotgun sequence:
- the LOC143153321 gene encoding uncharacterized protein LOC143153321: MTSQTNGEAPCLERLHREAFTTLDTFPSKIIELNDFVNEYMPDSMKNSKFNDNIVGRTAKCHSTISNTKNWDGNSVSDFGVSSYYSLSMCDRSRSRHGICKRRYYRSRGVTGCNIRRRPGPLGQLLAFIVSSLATCTKKIVVVPSQYIIDNVLSTFFQRRKLKNAQCGPSPNWDSSLSTYVTTLKKDTTIIGNLIDIMRPAAVKLITDTTTLKRWLQAVALTDATASIELANATRSTETIDCWAYELFFHLKYLQVNRARRTTDKVIAEAGSKPADVIHINLWHRLVQLRDNYIILYETLENYDKIHDLESEKSRE; encoded by the exons aTGACTTCTCAGACAAATGGCGAGGCGCCGTGTCTCGAGCGTCTTCATCGAGAA GCATTTACCACTTTGGACACGTTCCCGAGCAAAATCATCGAGCTGAACGACTTCGTCAACGAGTACATGCCGGACTCGATGAAAAATAGTAAATTCAACGACAATATCGTTGGACGAACGGCCAAGTGCCATTCAACAATTTCCAATACGAAAAATTGGGACGGGAACAGCGTCTCGGATTTCGGCG TTTCGAGTTACTACTCTCTGTCGATGTGTGATCGCAGTCGATCGAGACATGGAATTTGCAAAAGAAGATACTATCGTTCCCGGGGCGTAACTGGATGCAATATACGCCGAAGACCCGGACCGCTTGGACAACTTTTAGCATTTATCGTCAGCAGCTTGGCGACGTGTACGAAGAAAATTGTCGTTGTTCCGTCCCAGTATATTATCGACAACGTGCTTTCAACGTTCTTCCAACG GCGCAAGCTGAAAAACGCACAATGCGGTCCTTCGCCGAATTGGGACAGCTCTCTCTCGACTTACGTGACCACGCTCAAGAAGGATACAACGATCATTGGAAATCTTATCGATATTATGAGACCCGCTGCAGTGAAACTCATCACCGACACCACCACC TTGAAACGCTGGCTGCAGGCAGTCGCTTTAACCGATGCAACGGCGTCGATCGAACTGGCGAATGCAACGCGGAGCACCGAGACCATCGACTGTTGGGCTTACGAGCTGTTCTTTCATCTCAAGTACCTTCAAGTGAATCGTGCACGACGGACCACCGACAAA GTAATAGCCGAAGCTGGGTCAAAGCCTGCCGACGTGATTCACATCAACTTGTGGCATCGTTTGGTTCAACTTCGCGACAACTATATCATATtgtacgaaacgctcgagaattaTGATaaaattcacgatctcgagtcgGAGAAGTCGCGCGAATAA